The Vitis vinifera cultivar Pinot Noir 40024 chromosome 18, ASM3070453v1 region CCATTAAAGCAAAATGATCAAACAAGTGAAATGGCCAATTAAAGCAAAATATTCCACTAAGATGAAATGTCCACCAAGGCGATATGCCTAATCAAGGTGAAATGCCTGCCATTTTCAAAATGTTCATTAATCAAGATGAAATGACTCACCAGGACGAAATCCCTACTTAAGGTCAAAGGCACAACAAAGAATTTGAGGGAGATTGTGTACTTTCAAATTTGAAGTAGACCCATTTAAAGTCAAAAAGctcaaagaaaaatcaaatgacCATCATATGCTTCCTATAGTCATGCACGCATTCTGATCATGGTTTTCACCTAAAAACAAAATGTTAAGGCATTATAAAATACTTAAAAGTCACATAAACCATCCTTAGAAAGAATTGTTAATCATGAGTTTTGAGAAActctataaataaactaaaaataaaatataaggatTGATTTAGCCCAAAAATGAAGATTCGAGTTCTTAACATAGAAAAAGAGTAAAAGACTTGTATTCCTAATAGCATAAGCTAGACGGTCGTCTATCTAAGAACACAAAAGTCCAATGGGTAGGTTTATCATTGGTCATAGTCCTTATACCAAATGGTATCATAATGTAGGGAACCCTCTCAGGGGCAAGTAGCTTCACTTGTAGCTATCATAAGATAGCAagcttaataattttttttttcacctataAACTCTTTAGAGATGAGCATATAGGTGATAAAAGGAGAGTAAATAAAGGAACCAAGTTTAGAACTCATGTTTCCATGAACACGAGATGAGGAAGCTCATCTTCTTTAGTTTGAAGCCTTAAAATACGAACTTTAGGATTGATTTTTAAGTGTCAAATGCCATGGAGGAGGCAATTTGTATTGGTACGAACATGAGCATTATGTTTGTTCGTTTCGTTTTGAAAAGAACACAAGCTAAACCTTGAGTTCCCAATGAAAACCAACTTTATGGTTGAATGATGAGACAACATGTGACAAAAAGTAATATTATATAATGATAAATCTATGATAGAAGAGAGACTTGTTTCTAGTCACAACAATTGAAAAACTTAATAATATACTAAAAATTGGTTCGTCTCAATGGcaaaaatagtaaagaaataaataaaagaaagtccTCAAAATGAAGCCTTGAGttcttaaaaacatgaaaatgatgtaaaaaaaaattagctacATTCTCCTGATTACGTGGTGTTATGTAGCAATGCATCCACTAAGGGGcatacaaaaagaaaacacctaAAGATAAAAGGCCTGTTTGGAAAGTGTtcttgaaaactgttttttgttttctagaacagaaaaacacttaaaacatgtttggtaaGGAAGAATGTTTTTGTTCTCCGTGTTTTCCATGTTCTCAAAACCCTATTTTCTGATAACAACTTCAAGTTGTTTTCCCTGTTTTTTGCACCatttagaggaaaaaaaggtGGTTGTTCTCCGTGTTTTCAAAAGGGTGTTCTCCTTGTTCTCGTGTCTTCCCTTCTCAGGTTGATGTTGCTAGGTCTGAAAACGTGTTAGCCTTAACCCTCTAAAATCAAACCCAATTTGCTAGTTCTGGGAGTAGAGAAAAAGTAATTTAAAGGCTTTCCCATTGAATTTTTCACCCCTCGATTGCAGCTACGATAGCCACGACCACTGCAATCACATGGCCTTTGCTTAGCGATGGCAACAGCGGAGACATCATCATTCACTGGTGCAACACCACCCCCACTGTCGGCATTGACGGAAGCTGCAACCTTTCGTTGGGTTTGTGGCGATGCGATTTCTTGGTTCGTGGGTTTTCGGAAGATCCATCtctgtttctctctcttctaCGCAAAACCCAGCAAACACCACTATTACATCCATTTACCCACCAATTCAAACagaccaaaaaacaaaataaattcaaaattttcaacaagaaaaaatctcaaaccttTTCTTCGTCTTCCTCCCGGTCATGTTCCTCTCTTCTTTTACCACCTCTCTTATCAGTCTCTTTGGTAGGAGATCTGAAAGCTCttgtttttctatgtttttttttttttttttttgtgctttctTAACTGCTTTTTATGTTTCCACAAAGCTGACCTCCACCCAACCACCACACTCCCACCCACCAaccctttcttctttcttaaattattgaaattaatatacttacacatggttacaaagtcatcatttgtttaagaaaattataactagtataaaaatttcaaaatagaatatttttttttaatttaaataaattatgcatatgaaaattatttacatatttataatatcaaattaatggaagaaaacactttattaattaaaaaaataacttttaaacatgtttttatttattctaattttttttattaactcaaccaaacatgtttttttgtttttgagaacaaaaactgtttttcaaaatttagtttctaaacacaattttttttttaattcttttttttgaaaacacaaaaaactgttctaaaaaattgttttcacaatagttttcaaaaacagcaaccaaacagacctAAAGTATTTTTCCAACATGAAAACTCTTCAATTGTTGTGTTTAAAAGTGAGAAAAATGGGGTAAGTGAAGTGTTCATGGAAAACTTGTATATTAGATGATGTGAGCTATTTGAGTTTGAGACTTTAGCATGAGATTCGTCAAGACAAATCTTATCTACAAGCAAATACACAACCCAGATGAATTTTATCTACAAGCAAATGCAAAATATAGTCTACGAAAAAcgaaagaatatttttttgttgtcaaTTTTCCACCACAAACATTACATGTAACATAATAAAACCCTATATAAATAACTGAATACCGAACTatagttttttcaaaaacaaaacacCCACAACTTTGAATCGATATCTCCCTTGAGTGGCTGAGGCAACCTGAAGTAGAGGGCAACCTTTGATGTCATTTCTCCCGTATCCTAGTTTAGAATTTTCCTTCTTGGCCCCAGTCCTTTTAGGTTGTGCATTTTAGTCTCAAGCATAATATTTGATCCTCCTCCAATGATGCATTTGCTTGCTTTGTGGAACGGGGATTCTAAGCTGGTGGGCTTAGAATAGGCCAACGACTTCAGATCTCCCAATTTTTAAACAAAGCTTGCCGGAAGGCTTCTTTGGCAACACTCTACCCCGGGTTTGGTGCTTGTATTTCGTACCAACAGTGGTGGTGGTCGACCTTGGGTGCGACGTAGTTGGCTAGATTCAGCCTAGCGACCCTGCAATAGCGACTATCCAAGTTCGTTTTCAACTCACAGTTGCTTCATACTGGCGGTGGTGCTCCGTCTACTGTGCCTCCAATTAGACCATAACCGTCTTTATCTGTTCCTTAAGGATGAGGATTACTCCGCTGCTGCCTGTTGTATCACCACCTCTGGCCGTCATGGTCATGAGGGAATAGCTTACTGTTTATCGATTCCCACACATGGTGCCGAATTCCCTACAACACTTCTCTACCTTGTCCCACCTTCATTGCTCTAGTGTGAAACTGCATGCCAACTAGCTTTACTTTCATCCATGAATAGCCTGCAGACAAGATGATGCCATGCAGGAGATCGGGCAGGAACCCCAGTGGAGAGAGCAAaatagaggaagaaaaaaagaaaaaaaagaaaagaaaaagacaaattgCATAGATCTACCTCACATTGGCTTTTCAATATCCATGATGCCCAGAAAACTCAATACTTTTCCCCAATGTACCTCTATACAGCTCAAACACCGATTACTATGTGAAACATGAGATGCTCTATTTGCCCATGGAtgacaaataaattttaaggaaaCCCAGTTGGAAAGGAGATTGCTGTCGCAAAAGCACAGAGTTCCATAGGGTTCCCTCAGTAATTGGTGGAAAAGTTCCAGTTAATGGGTTCGATATATAAATTACCAGATTAAGACAATAATAATGCAACTGCACATCATGATTCTTCATTATTCTTAGCAGTTACAGCATAGTTAATCTTTGGTTGAAGACCATCATTTTTGACCTAAAAATCATGGTTGCATACCCAAAGACAGGTCCCATGGTTCAGAGTTTGAAAATTGTTCCCTTGGTTGAATGATTTGAGCTAAATCCAATGTTGATTGGATCAAGAAGTTTGAACGAAATACTGAAAATTCAAACATTGTGtctttattttcatctttggtGTTTTTATTGTCATTATGAAAAATTTCCAACTGAGAAAGCATAGTGCTAGACAAAAGCCTACCCCAGCAATTTCACATCCAGGGAAGCACTAATGGGGATCAACCACAGGTTTTATAAAATGgaaatctttcattttttattttttttgggtccAGAGGTAAAGGAGAATACTGTGCAGCTGAAGTGGCGAAAAGGATTGGCACTAACTGCATTTCAAAGGAGTGTTCAAATGGCCCCTTTGAAACCTAAAGTAAACAATTTTGGCGTGTTGACTGGTTTGGGTCGTTTATATTAGACATACACGGCAAATCAAAGTCAAGCTAATCAAAAGGCTCATCTTTTCAATTCATTGAATAGGGAAATAACGACTGTTgagaagaaagaagagaggAAGATATGTACATCTTGGTGTTTTCCTTGCCATTGAGTCAGTCTTCATAACAATATTATCTGATTGTTCCACAAATACGGCCAAAGGATCTGAATAAAACTAGTTCTAAACTCTTCTTTTCCATTTGTTGGACAGTGTGATCAGCCTTCGGTCATTGACGTGGACAAAGTTCTATGCTTCCCAGAAAGTATGTCAATTTCCATTGACTCCAATTCTGGAAATGCAAGAATTTTCCTTCATGAATTGAGGCTTCTGAATTCTGAGATTATTGTTCTATCTTTAAATGATCAGGGGAACAAAGGCATAGGAAGCACAACTATCTGAACATGGTTGTGATTATTCTGTTTCTTCTCTTCATCTCTGAATTCTCTACAACAACAGGACAACTAGGGAATTCAAGCATTACCCTGGGCTCTTCTCTCTCCCCCACTGGCCCCTCGAATTGGTCTTCACATTCTGGTCAGTTTGCCTTTGGATTCTACCAAAAAGGCAAAGGCTACGCTGTTGGCATCTGGTTTAACAGAATTTCACGAAGAACAGTCATATGGACTGCAAATCGGGATGCTGCACCACTCTCCCGAGATGTTCAACTGATTTTCACAAGTGACGGCAAGCTCATCTTGCAACAGAATCAAGGGGAAAGCATATCCATTGTTGACAGAGATCTTCCGCCTGCTTCCTCAGCTTCCATGCTCGATGATGGCAATTTTGTCCTAAAAAATTCAAGCTCCAGTGTCATATGGCAGAGTTTTGATACTCCAACAGACACCATTTTACCAGGGCAGCCTCTTTTGGCGGGGCAAAAGCTGGTCTCAAGCGTTTCTGAGACTAATCACTCGGCTGGAAAATTTCAACTCATTATGCAGAGCGATGGGAACTTGGTTCAATACCCGATAGATGTTGCAAAACCAGAAACTGCTTACTGGAATACTTCCACATTCACTGCTGGAGCGACTGTGAGTCTAAATCTTGATGTCAATGGCAAACTCTACCTGCGGAATGGAACTGGCTTTAATATCATGAATCTGTATGAAGGGAGTCCTTTCTCTACAGGTATCTACCGTTTGACCATAGATGCAGATGGTATATTGCGGTTGTATTCTAGCAGTTCGGATCAGAATGGTGATTGGACAGTGGAGTGGTCACCAACCACAAATAGGTGCGTCCCAAGAGGCTTGTGTGGTCTGAATGGGTACTGTCTTCTTACAAATCAGAACCCTCAATGTGTATGTCTTCCTGGTTTCTATCTCACGAAGCCGGGTCAGAATAACTCCGATTGCGAGAGGAATGTCAGCATGAGCAAGAATGGAGATATAGAGTATAATATCATTGCGTTGGAAGATATTACATGGGAAGACGACCCCTATTCTGTTCTCTCCATGACGAGACAGGCTTGCATAGAGAACTGCTTGAGTGACGGTAACTGCGAAGCCGCACTGTACAAAAACCAGCAGTGCAGAAAACAAACGCTTCCATTAAGATTTGGGAGTCAAGAAGGCGGAGTCACAACCTTATTCAAAGTAGGTAATTTTAGTTCGGTAGGCAAAGAAAGCAGGAAGGAGCTGCGAATAATTGTCATCCTAAGCACAAGCATTTCATTTTTCCTAGCAATCTCCGGTGTTGTTATTTACAGGTACGCATTCAAAAGGGTCTCGAATCAGGGAAATGATAGATGGGCGGAAGATGTCGCTCTACGACCATTCACGTACCATGAGCTTGAAAAAGCAACAAATGGGTTCAGGGATGAAGTGGGGAAAGGAGCTTTTGGAACAGTCTTCAAAGGGGCCATATCAAATGGCAAGACAGTCGCCATCAAGAGACTCGAGAAGATGATGGCAGAAGGCGAATGGGAATTCCaaaatgagatgaaatcaatTGGGAGAACCCATCACAAGAATCTAGTTCGACTGCTGGGCTACTGCCATGACGGAAGTAATAGGCTTCTTGTCTACGAATACATGACAAATGGATCACTTGCAGATTTCCTCTTCAAGTCCGAAAGAAAGCCAATATGGGAGGAAAGAATTGAAATAGCCCTGAGTGTAGCCAGAGGCATCCTCTATCTGCACGAGGAGTGTGAAACCCAGATCATCCACTGCGACATAAAACCCGAAAACATTCTAATGGACGAGAAAGGGTGCGCAAAAATTGCAGATTTTGGGTTGGCAAAGCTGCTGATGCCCAACCAGACCAGGACCTACACAGGAATAAGAGGAACAAGGGGCTATGTTGCACCAGAATGGCACAGGAACTTGCCTATAACGGTAAAAGCAGATGTCTACAGCTTCGGGATCATGTTGATGGAAATCATTTGCTGTCGAAGGAGCTTAGACATGGATGTTTCGGAGAATGAAGTAGTACTTGTAGACTATGTGTACGACTGCTTCGAGGCAAGAGAGCTGGACAAGCTGGTGCGCGATGAAGAGGTGGATGGGATGAAACTTCAACGGATGGTGAAGGTGGGGCTTTGGTGCATTCAGGACGAGCCATCGGTTCGCCCTCTGATGAAGAAGGTGGTGCTTATGATGGAAGGGACAGTAGACATACCAGCTCCTCCTAGAGCTTCCTTTGCTAGTTCCATGTCTAGAGAGGCTCATAACTAAAATGTAAAAACCTAGATGTACCAATCTCAACGTCTCAGATGTATAAGTTAtgcttatttttcaattatttcatcTGTTCCACAATGTCTTACACTAATGTGGTATATAAATGGCCAAAACCTTCCTTATCAATTAAACCACTTCAATGTCTTCAAAATTTGTGACGAAAATTTTCAGACCTTCCGATTTTCATCCACAtcactttttctttaaaatcacattggaaaattttagttatatatatatatattttttaaaaaatttgttgtatattttaaattgaatatttttaaatgtacaATTCGTGTATATTTTTTGGGCTGTAATTATATATTCGTTATTTTAGtaataaaagtaacaaatattattcattttcattttcgtaatattaatattttcacgtcaatttttttttaattgaaaaaaacccagtattaatatttttcccttcatttttgtgtgccataaatttgaaaatctaagCAAGCGCAGAGGAGAGGACAGCTAGGGTTTCAGCAAAATCCCAATTCCACCATCGCAGGTACATTCTTCtttcgggttttttttttcttttttttttcttttttccttttcattacAAATCTCAACCATCTCCGTCAACTCAACACCTTCATTCATCCCTGTTattctctttttatatttattgattgattttgattggTCTTACAGAAGACCTGGGATGGCGGATAGGTTCTGGAGTAGGCAATACTTTGGCGTGCCCAAGCGGCCTCGATCAGACTATGGTTTCCCctctcctcattttttttttttttttcagtttaatTTGTATCACTTGAACCTAGATGATATTTGATTGGAATTATGAACTTCATGCAATTGATTTaggtttgtttgttttgatttgtttttgtgtttattACATTGCACTCTGTTTGTGATTTTGAATCTACTGTGTTGAATTGGGATTTTCAATTGAATGTTGGACTTGATGCGGTTTCAAGTATGGGGAATTTGAAAATGTTACTGTTGTTTTTGAATTGTCGTTGATTTTGAGTCTTTGGATTTAACTCTTAGTATGTTGGTGTGTAGAGCAATCAAACAGTGGAGTTGGAATTGGGCCCTCCAAGTTCAACCGCTAGCCTGTAATGGCGGGAATTGATATTTATGATGGGTGTGGAGTtcctatgtttggttttgagtCTATGTGTTGGACTTATTGAACTCGATGTGTTTGGTTggtacaaatttcatatttgtggACAAAAATTGTTCTGTTAACATGTCagctttagaaaattttaaaattttatcttatttgttGAATTGGTCTTGGGCAATGTATGTATGTGACCTCAACCTAACTCAACCAGCGTatggattttcaaaattattggttGGCAAGATGAACAATGTTTTccttttcaatatatatatatatatcggtACAGATAATCTGTTAAAATGTAAGCCCATACTGATCTTACCATAACTCATGTTATTGTTGCCTTTCTTATTAGTCACATTAACACAGaccatatattttatttttgcttagGTTGGTTGTTGGTTGTAGGTTGTCGTTGCACACTGCCGCAACATTTCAAGTCTGACCATAGTGAGCTAGAATTGTTGGTTATTCAATCTTTTTGAATCATTGATTTTATTGCAAACACCAAAAGGGTTATTGATCAATTATTTGGTCATGAAATAATTgatcatgatatatatataccaaaagGGTTGTTGATCAATTATCTGGTCATGAAGTAATTgatcatgatatatatataccaaaagGGTTATTGATCAATTATCTGGTCATGAAGTAATTgatcatgatatatatatatatatatatatttaaatcatcaaataatttagtgtccatttagatacacttcttgtttttgtttttaaaaatagaaagtagtaataacttatatataaaatgtagaaactcttatacaaaaagtataGGTTTACCGTTTACCTTATGTCCTTAACAATTactttaacaaattttaaaattgttaagaGTTTTCGTATTTTATATAGAACTTGctaccattttctatttttacgTATAGCAAATAGGAAGTATATCTAAATGGACACTTAATTATCTGATTatataaagtgtttttgaatttttgtggaATAAGAAGGAATCAGCTTTATTGAGGTTCCAAATCATGGATTTATGTACACATCTCTGAACTTGAAATTTGGTGCCTTTTGTAATTTAAGATAGGAAAGATGGCAATGATTGTGAGCCTATGACTACAAAGTTCAGCTCAGCTACTATCTATATAAGTATAGATATGCCAATAATGTATTACTTGATTTGGTAAATATAATGATCTAATGTTTCATTTGCATCCCAGAAATTTCtgttttatgaaataatttcatttttatatggatTAGGGAAAAAATGAATCAGGTTTGTTGGAAATCTTCAAGAGTCTTTATAAACcaagtgttagaaaaattaggctaatccaatctaaggtaatcaccctaaaggggggggggggggtgtgaaTAGGGtgattgtctctttttgaaaatttaaaagtatgaatgcaagagacaattatatgaaaatatataataaaacaatataaaaacaattacatataaagtaaaagtgtagggaagagagaaaataaacacaagatttttataatggtttggcgcaacccggcctacatccactctcctctagcttcaatcctaagcttgaggttccactaatttaaGGCTTTCAAACCaaaccttcaagcaatacaattggatcaTGGTTCCAATTCACTCTTTTGggcttttggctccaagcaccctttacaatccttaagagataccccactcttgaacaacctctcaagtaataccccacacttgagaatccctaagtgatacctcacacttagattcttcctttcaaagatatacaaataatttaacaaaatcctagtacaaaactttaggctcaaacgatacaagaaaactaggattgtaTGGTGTACTAATGATATGCAacttttagaacaatggtgcactcaaaagcACTTTCCCAAtgttcaaatatattcaagaaaggttttgGAAGATTAAGCTCATGaaataatgaagattggagcctttttatagaggaaaaatgtCAAACTAGCTATTAGGGGTTCAACTGGTCGAGCTGAGGATCAACCAGTTGACTagtcgttagcatttaatgtttgataTGTGACCGTTGGACTTCGACCGCCCCTTGACTGGACCTCAACCAATTGAGGTGGGggtcaaccggttcaaccggttgagtcgTTTTTgactcaacaaccaactttttaaatttaaaacctcttaaacaagtttggaaaacatttaaCGTaaggttttagttaaaaatatgaaatcatccaattttaaaggatttaaaaatgataaaactcttggatgattttggtgcataagtaaagaatgtaatgcataaAGAACTTAGTACATTAACAACCTTACAAGGAGATTTTATGAaacttgggtcttgaaaaatacttatctttgaggtcttcttcttcttcatgatttttctttagcttgatttgtctttataattgccactttggaaattgtCTTGCCTAattacacttgaaatataatcattagttttaaaccttgttttgttatcatcaaaatcgagattaaccaaaccttggtttcacactaAGATATGGCCATTTTGGATCATATTGCCACAGTGGTTTGCGTTTgaacatagttttaaaaggtgtgCTTTAAGTGCACCTTGAGCTGTGCCTAGGCTCAAGGCGCAACCACTCCCTAGTTATAGCTCTTCCTAGCCAAGACATGCACCTTATTGAAGAGGCGTGCCTTATTGacttttattcttcttttttaaacacttttatttttgaaaattttaattgtatattgaaatttatataatttcattactttttttattgaatgtttcttttaaatgtttcgaatcttaaattttttattgattgcattagattttgaatcatattttataaaattgatatgcatcctATGTTGCATTTCACTTCACTCAAGTGCACGCCCTGTGCTGCACCCTACGCTGAAGCTATAGGAGACTTTTGCGCCTTAGGCGCACCTTGCACCTTTTAAAACAATGCGTTTGAAATACGACTCCTGCCTGCCCGTCTCAACATTGTTTTCAATTTATCTTGGAgatggttgtcctatgaaaattGAATATCTCATTTAGATTTACTGTGTTT contains the following coding sequences:
- the LOC100247883 gene encoding G-type lectin S-receptor-like serine/threonine-protein kinase LECRK1; protein product: MATAETSSFTGATPPPLSALTEAATFRWCDQPSVIDVDKVLCFPEREQRHRKHNYLNMVVIILFLLFISEFSTTTGQLGNSSITLGSSLSPTGPSNWSSHSGQFAFGFYQKGKGYAVGIWFNRISRRTVIWTANRDAAPLSRDVQLIFTSDGKLILQQNQGESISIVDRDLPPASSASMLDDGNFVLKNSSSSVIWQSFDTPTDTILPGQPLLAGQKLVSSVSETNHSAGKFQLIMQSDGNLVQYPIDVAKPETAYWNTSTFTAGATVSLNLDVNGKLYLRNGTGFNIMNLYEGSPFSTGIYRLTIDADGILRLYSSSSDQNGDWTVEWSPTTNRCVPRGLCGLNGYCLLTNQNPQCVCLPGFYLTKPGQNNSDCERNVSMSKNGDIEYNIIALEDITWEDDPYSVLSMTRQACIENCLSDGNCEAALYKNQQCRKQTLPLRFGSQEGGVTTLFKVGNFSSVGKESRKELRIIVILSTSISFFLAISGVVIYRYAFKRVSNQGNDRWAEDVALRPFTYHELEKATNGFRDEVGKGAFGTVFKGAISNGKTVAIKRLEKMMAEGEWEFQNEMKSIGRTHHKNLVRLLGYCHDGSNRLLVYEYMTNGSLADFLFKSERKPIWEERIEIALSVARGILYLHEECETQIIHCDIKPENILMDEKGCAKIADFGLAKLLMPNQTRTYTGIRGTRGYVAPEWHRNLPITVKADVYSFGIMLMEIICCRRSLDMDVSENEVVLVDYVYDCFEARELDKLVRDEEVDGMKLQRMVKVGLWCIQDEPSVRPLMKKVVLMMEGTVDIPAPPRASFASSMSREAHN